One window of Populus nigra chromosome 5, ddPopNigr1.1, whole genome shotgun sequence genomic DNA carries:
- the LOC133694798 gene encoding uncharacterized protein LOC133694798: MITCKASSFNFETNPSHQITLKRYLPSSQAKCRPSHRSTAVSCSSSSVGGLKWNTRTTKASQREKKSQKEEGEEGEGEGEGEGEGEGEGERKVHCEVEVISWRERRIKAQILVYADIQSVWNSLTDYERLADFIPNLVCSGRIPCPHPGRVWLEQRGLQRALYWHIEARVVLDLQEFPHSANNRELHFSMVDGDFKKFEGKWSLRSGTRHGTTTLSYEVNVMPRYNFPAIFLERIIGSDLPVNLRALACRAERDFEGNQKTGITESETSKTASTSPGMVLDGAFREKDKLSTEDLKQSYPSSTFGPMLPPSNDLNNNRGVLGKACRLDRRCMVDEVHLRRYDGLLENGGVHRCVFASITVKAPVREVWNVLTAYESLPEFVPNLAISKILSRENNKVRILQEGCKGLLYMVLHARVVLDLCEHLEQEISFEQVEGDFDSFEGKWILEQLGSHHTLLKYNVESKMHRDTFLSEAIMEEVIYEDLPSNLCAIRDYIEKRESNNSSETEEHGQYSKELDSSRGDSYYEHSMAVQQVSDVSNPNSLKQRPRVPGLQRDIDVLKSELLKFISEYGQEGFMPMRKQLRLHGRVDIEKAITRMGGFRRIATLMNLSLAYKHRKPKGYWDNLENLQEEISRFQRSWGMEPSFMPSRKSFERAGRYDIARALEKWGGLHEVSRLLALKVRHPNRQANSIKDRKIDNVASSTHAEGEDKIPTKAYVSQDTQKWLMKFKDLDINWVD, translated from the exons ATGATCACTTGCAAAGCTTCAAGCTTCAATTTCGAAACCAACCCATCTCATCAAATTACGCTTAAAAGATACCTACCAAGTTCACAAGCTAAGTGCCGGCCATCTCATAGAAGCACAGCGGTGtcatgttcttcttcttccgtTGGGGGGCTGAAATGGAACACCAGAACCACAAAGGCAAGTCAAAGAGAGAAGAAGTCCCAGAAAGAGGAAGGagaggaaggggaaggggaaggagaaggagaaggagaaggagaaggagaaggagaaaggAAGGTGCATTGTGAAGTGGAAGTTATTTCTTGGCGGGAAAGAAGAATTAAGGCACAGATATTAGTCTATGCTGACATTCAATCAGTCTGGAATTCTCTCACTGATTATGAGCGACTTGCTGATTTTATTCCAAATCTTGTTTGCAG CGGGAGAATCCCTTGCCCACATCCTGGGAGGGTATGGTTAGAGCAGAGAGGATTGCAAAGGGCACTCTATTGGCACATTGAAGCTCGTGTTGTCTTGGATCTCCAAGAATTTCCCCATTCA GCCAATAATCGTGAACTACACTTTTCAATGGTTGATGGGGATTTTAAAAAGTTCGAAGGCAAATGGTCATTGAGATCTGGGACAAG GCATGGAACAACAACATTGTCATATGAAGTTAATGTGATGCCACGATACAACTTTCCAGCTATTTTTCTGGAGAGGATTATTGGATCAGATCTTCCTGTAAATCTTCGAGCCTTGGCTTGTCGGGCAGAGAGAGATTTTGAGGGGAACCAGAAGACAGGAATTACAGAGAGTGAGACATCCAAGACTGCATCTACTTCTCCTGGAATGGTTTTGGATGGTGCTTTTCGTGAGAAGGATAAACTGTCAACTGAAGATTTAAAACAGAGTTATCCCAGCTCAACTTTTGGTCCCATGCTGCCACCTTCAAATGATTTGAACAATAACAGGGGGGTGCTTGGAAAAGCTTGCAGATTGGACAGGCGTTGCATGGTGGATGAAGTTCATCTGCGCAGATATGATGGCCTATTG GAAAATGGAGGGGTTCATCGCTGTGTTTTTGCTAGCATAACTGTAAAAGCTCCTGTTCGTGAAGTTTGGAATGTTTTGACTGCTTATGAGAGTCTTCCCGA GTTTGTTCCAAACTTAGCCATCAGTAAGATTTTATCTCGAGAAAACAATAAAGTTCGCATTCTTCAG GAAGGATGTAAGGGCCTATTGTATATGGTACTTCATGCACGTGTTGTTCTAGATTTATGTGAACACCTTGAACAGGAAATCAGTTTTGAGCAGGTAGAAGGGGACTTTGATTCATTTGAAGGAAAGTGGATTCTAGAGCAATTAGGAAGCCACCACACGCTACTGAAATATAATGTGGAGTCCAAAATGCACAGAGATACATTCCTTTCTGAAGCTATTATGGAAGAG GTTATATATGAAGATCTCCCATCAAATTTATGTGCAATTCGAGACTATATCGAGAAAAGGGAATCTAACAACTCTTCGGAAACAGAAGAACATGGACAATATTCAAAAGAATTGGATTCATCCAGAGGTGACAGTTATTACGAGCACAGTATGGCAGTTCAGCAGGTTTCTGATGTCAGTAACCCAAATTCACTTAAACAAAGACCCAGGGTCCCGGGATTGCAACGAGATATTGATGTTCTTAAATCTGAGCTGCTGAAGTTCATTTCAGAATATGGGCAGGAAGGATTTATGCCCATGAGAAAGCAGCTTCGTTTGCATGGTAGAGTAGATATTGAGAAGGCCATAACACGAATGGGTGGATTTCGAAGGATTGCGACATTAATGAATCTCTCCCTTGCATACAAGCACCGTAAACCAAAGGGATACTGGGACAACCTTGAGAATTTACAGGAAGAG ATTAGTCGATTCCAAAGGAGTTGGGGAATGGAACCTTCATTTATGCCAAGTAGAAAATCTTTTGAGCGTGCAG GGCGATATGACATTGCACGAGCTTTGGAGAAATGGGGAGGACTTCATGAAGTTTCTCGTCTCTTGGCTCTCAAGGTGAGGCACCCCAATAGACAGGCAAATTCTATCAAGGATAGGAAAATTGATAATGTGGCATCTAGTACTCATGCTGAAGGTGAAGACAAGATTCCAACAAAAGCTTATGTATCTCAGGATACACAAAAATGGCTCATGAAATTTAAAGATTTGGACATTAATTGGGTTGATTAA
- the LOC133694799 gene encoding uncharacterized protein At4g08330, chloroplastic-like, with translation MGSEDLDNKIQDFRCPSSPLPLSLPHVNYSCGSCGYQLNLNSCNRDTPDIGVNYKKSIKKGSISFFSIDETRFTQIEELRCTPYFNSMRSWGLFQRRTKLLCYKCGNHLGIAYKENNTSSSPLRLGKCRSDLISWDGISDARIYVIKIRSLQPASTEDYSLS, from the exons ATGGGCAGTGAAGACTTAGACAACAAGATTCAAGATTTTCGGTGCCCTTCTTCTCCATTGCCTCTCAGTCTCCCTCACGTTAACTACAG CTGCGGTTCTTGTGGGTATCAGTTAAACTTGAACTCTTGCAACCGGGACACTCCAGATATTGGAGTTAATTACAAGAAATCCATAAAGAAAGGAAGTATTTCATTCTTCAGCATTGATGAAACCAGGTTCACTCAAATTGAAGAACTTCGATGTACACCATACTTCAATTCCATGCGTTCCTGGGGTTTATTCCAGCGAAGAACCAAGCTTCTTTGTTACAAATGTGGAAATCATCTTGGGATTGCTTACAAAGAGAATAATACCTCTTCCTCCCCTCTCAGATTGGGGAAATGTCGATCAGATTTGATCTCATGGGATGGGATTTCTGATGCCAGAATTTATGTTATCAAGATACGTTCCTTGCAGCCAGCTTCTACTGAGGACTATAGTTTGAGCTGA
- the LOC133694774 gene encoding CBS domain-containing protein CBSCBSPB3-like isoform X1, whose protein sequence is MSSQMGPPPPKRTSLTQKRGPSTARKLSSSSASLASENGGTTTTNISQLGNSSKPSSPNAPSSVGGERTVKKLKLSKALTIPEGTTVFDACRRMAARRVNAVLLTDANALLSGIVTDKDISARVIAEGLRPEHTIVSKIMTRNPIFVTSDSLAIEALQKMVQGKFRHLPVVENGEVIALLDITRCLYDAISRMEKAAEQGSAIAAAVEGVERQWGNNFTAPYAFIETLRERMFKPALSTIIGEQSKVAIASPSDPVYAATKKMRDLRVNSVIVVTGNKIQGILTSKDILMRVVAQNLSPELTLVEKVMTPNPECVTLETTILDALHVMHDGKFLHLPVVDKDGSVAACLDVLQITHAAISLVESSSGAVNDVANTMMQKFWDSALALEPADDYDTQSEMSALMASDATELGRYPSLGLGNSFAFKFQDLKGRVHRLNCGTENLNELLSTVLQRIGADNEQDRPQLLYEDDEGDKVLLATDGDLISAVNHARSGGLKVLRLHLDYYDPNHQTTSPSSTSTSTTTTQRAGLVSLRSGILAAGVVLAGIAVVVYLKRSKL, encoded by the exons ATGAGCAGTCAAATGGGTCCTCCTCCTCCAAAGAGAACCAGTTTGACCCAAAAACGAGGCCCATCCACAGCCAGGAAATTATCATCCTCATCGGCGTCTCTGGCTTCTGAGAATGGCGGCACAACAACCACCAACATCTCCCAACTCGGCAACTCCTCCAAGCCCTCCTCTCCTAACGCTCCATC GTCTGTGGGAGGGGAAAGGACGGTGAAGAAACTGAAGTTATCGAAAGCACTAACAATCCCGGAGGGAACCACAGTATTTGATGCTTGTAGGAGAATGGCAGCTCGTCGTGTCAATGCTGTTTTATTGACTGATGCTAATGCTTTGCTTTCTGGGATTGTTACTGACAAG GACATTTCGGCGAGAGTAATCGCGGAGGGGTTGAGGCCGGAGCATACAATAGTGTCAAAGATTATGACAAGAAATCCTATTTTTGTCACATCGGATTCATTAGCCATCGAAGCGCTACAGAAGATGGTGCAGG GCAAGTTCAGGCACCTCCCTGTAGTGGAGAATGGTGAAGTTATTGCATTGCTGGATATAACAAGGTGCCTCTATGATGCTATATCTAGAATGGAGAAGGCTGCTGAGCAGGGGAGTGCCATCGCTGCTGCTGTTGAAGGGGTGGAGCGTCAGTGGGGAAACAATTTTACTG CTCCATATGCTTTCATAGAAACTCTGAGGGAGCGGATGTTCAAGCCTGCCTTGTCAACAATTATTGGTGAACAGTCAAA GGTTGCAATTGCTTCACCATCAGATCCTGTCTATGCTGCTACAAAAAAGATGCGGGATTTGCGGGTTAATTCAGTTATTGTTGTGACCGGGAACAAAATTCAGGGGATACTCAC TTCAAAGGATATTCTCATGCGAGTTGTGGCACAAAATCTTTCTCCTGAGTTGACTCTTGTGGAAAAG GTAATGACACCGAACCCTGAATGTGTGACATTGGAAACAACAATTCTCGATGCATTACATGTAATGCATGATGGGAAGTTTTTGCATCTTCCTGTTGTGGATAAGG ATGGGTCTGTTGCTGCATGTTTAGATGTTCTGCAGATAACTCACGCAGCAATTTCCTTG GTTGAAAGTAGCTCTGGAGCTGTCAATGACGTGGCCAACACAATGATGCAAAAGTTCTGGGATTCTGCTCTTGCTTTAGAACCAGCAGATGATTATGACACCCAAAG TGAAATGTCTGCACTAATGGCATCAGATGCAACAGAACTGGGAAGGTATCCGTCTCTTGGTCTGGGAAATTCATTTGCCTTCAAATTTCAGGATCTAAAAGGCCGAGTACATCGACTCAACTGTG gcACTGAGAATTTAAATGAGCTTCTTTCTACTGTCTTGCAAAGGATTGGTGCTGATAATGAGCAAGACCGACCCCAACTTTTG tatgaagatgatgaaggTGATAAAGTTTTGCTTGCAACTGATGGTGATCTCATTAGTGCTGTTAACCATGCTAGATCAGGGGGTCTGAAG GTTTTAAGGCTGCACCTTGACTATTATGATCCAAATCATCAAACAACATCACCGTCGAGTACAAGTACAAGTACAACTACCACCCAGAGAGCTGGATTGGTGTCTCTCCGCTCTGGCATCTTGGCAGCTGGTGTTGTTTTAGCAGGCATTGCTGTGGTCGTCTACTTGAAGCGCTCAAAATTGTGA
- the LOC133694774 gene encoding CBS domain-containing protein CBSCBSPB3-like isoform X2, with product MSSQMGPPPPKRTSLTQKRGPSTARKLSSSSASLASENGGTTTTNISQLGNSSKPSSPNAPSSVGGERTVKKLKLSKALTIPEGTTVFDACRRMAARRVNAVLLTDANALLSGIVTDKDISARVIAEGLRPEHTIVSKIMTRNPIFVTSDSLAIEALQKMVQGKFRHLPVVENGEVIALLDITRCLYDAISRMEKAAEQGSAIAAAVEGVERQWGNNFTAPYAFIETLRERMFKPALSTIIGEQSKVAIASPSDPVYAATKKMRDLRVNSVIVVTGNKIQGILTSKDILMRVVAQNLSPELTLVEKVMTPNPECVTLETTILDALHVMHDGKFLHLPVVDKDGSVAACLDVLQITHAAISLVESSSGAVNDVANTMMQKFWDSALALEPADDYDTQSEMSALMASDATELGRYPSLGLGNSFAFKFQDLKGRVHRLNCGTENLNELLSTVLQRIGADNEQDRPQLLYEDDEGDKVLLATDGDLISAVNHARSGGLKIQPVFGMLSQSYNVKILKGFKAAP from the exons ATGAGCAGTCAAATGGGTCCTCCTCCTCCAAAGAGAACCAGTTTGACCCAAAAACGAGGCCCATCCACAGCCAGGAAATTATCATCCTCATCGGCGTCTCTGGCTTCTGAGAATGGCGGCACAACAACCACCAACATCTCCCAACTCGGCAACTCCTCCAAGCCCTCCTCTCCTAACGCTCCATC GTCTGTGGGAGGGGAAAGGACGGTGAAGAAACTGAAGTTATCGAAAGCACTAACAATCCCGGAGGGAACCACAGTATTTGATGCTTGTAGGAGAATGGCAGCTCGTCGTGTCAATGCTGTTTTATTGACTGATGCTAATGCTTTGCTTTCTGGGATTGTTACTGACAAG GACATTTCGGCGAGAGTAATCGCGGAGGGGTTGAGGCCGGAGCATACAATAGTGTCAAAGATTATGACAAGAAATCCTATTTTTGTCACATCGGATTCATTAGCCATCGAAGCGCTACAGAAGATGGTGCAGG GCAAGTTCAGGCACCTCCCTGTAGTGGAGAATGGTGAAGTTATTGCATTGCTGGATATAACAAGGTGCCTCTATGATGCTATATCTAGAATGGAGAAGGCTGCTGAGCAGGGGAGTGCCATCGCTGCTGCTGTTGAAGGGGTGGAGCGTCAGTGGGGAAACAATTTTACTG CTCCATATGCTTTCATAGAAACTCTGAGGGAGCGGATGTTCAAGCCTGCCTTGTCAACAATTATTGGTGAACAGTCAAA GGTTGCAATTGCTTCACCATCAGATCCTGTCTATGCTGCTACAAAAAAGATGCGGGATTTGCGGGTTAATTCAGTTATTGTTGTGACCGGGAACAAAATTCAGGGGATACTCAC TTCAAAGGATATTCTCATGCGAGTTGTGGCACAAAATCTTTCTCCTGAGTTGACTCTTGTGGAAAAG GTAATGACACCGAACCCTGAATGTGTGACATTGGAAACAACAATTCTCGATGCATTACATGTAATGCATGATGGGAAGTTTTTGCATCTTCCTGTTGTGGATAAGG ATGGGTCTGTTGCTGCATGTTTAGATGTTCTGCAGATAACTCACGCAGCAATTTCCTTG GTTGAAAGTAGCTCTGGAGCTGTCAATGACGTGGCCAACACAATGATGCAAAAGTTCTGGGATTCTGCTCTTGCTTTAGAACCAGCAGATGATTATGACACCCAAAG TGAAATGTCTGCACTAATGGCATCAGATGCAACAGAACTGGGAAGGTATCCGTCTCTTGGTCTGGGAAATTCATTTGCCTTCAAATTTCAGGATCTAAAAGGCCGAGTACATCGACTCAACTGTG gcACTGAGAATTTAAATGAGCTTCTTTCTACTGTCTTGCAAAGGATTGGTGCTGATAATGAGCAAGACCGACCCCAACTTTTG tatgaagatgatgaaggTGATAAAGTTTTGCTTGCAACTGATGGTGATCTCATTAGTGCTGTTAACCATGCTAGATCAGGGGGTCTGAAG ATACAACCTGTGTTTGGTATGCTGTCGCAAAGCTACAATGTGAAGATTTTAAAAG GTTTTAAGGCTGCACCTTGA
- the LOC133694794 gene encoding filament-like plant protein 3, with protein MDRRSWLWRRKSSEKSPGETESSGSISSHSERFSDDQVYPTHNPQSPEVTSEALLTDEDIRDNVRTLTDKLSTALLNLSAKEELVKQHAKVAEEAVSGWEKAEKELSALKQQIEAATKKNSGLEDRVSHLDAALKECVRQLRQSREEQERRINEAVTKKICEWESTKSELEARLIELQARLQTAKGDATASADSELWQKLNAVEKENLSLKRELFSRAEEIQVRILERDLSTQAAETASKLQLESIKKLAKLEAECRKLKAIARKASAANDHKSLTASSICAESFTDSQSDNGERLLAIESDSCKRSSLEMNERDQICSDSWACAHATELDQSKKQRPIGRNVMVPSLEINLMDDFLEMERLAALPDTESGISYLEAGSVSDKGNGSGNPLKEELESMINRTTELEEKLDKMEEEKFKSEMALTECQRQLETLRSQLKEADAKMEDLQDLLTLANESRQARDEEIKRSDSKRKETESQLRIAEAEIKTLLSKIVSLDAEVEKERALSAENAAKSQELEDELSKMKCEVELQHEIERKRIASFNKELKITQEKELAVAASKLAECQKTISSLGLQLKSLATLEDLLDSDNSSDVSSEESKDHENGERWRLDLGNQSSGRDSEAIQVTGGALRLKNGGDWESSLSLNSSFVSEKTRSGFGKFFPRGQSRAPNEN; from the exons ATGGACAGGAGGAGTTGGTTATGGAGAAGGAAGTCTTCAGAGAAGAGTCCTGGGGAGACAGAGAGTTCAGGATCCATCTCTTCTCATTCTGAAAGATTCTCTGATGATCAG GTATATCCAACTCATAATCCTCAATCACCAGAAGTTACATCTGAAGCTTTACTTACTGATGAAGACATTAGAGACAATGTGAGGACCTTAACAGATAAACTATCTACTGCTCTCCTGAACCTTAGTGCCAAAGAAGAGTTGGTAAAGCAGCATGCCAAAGTTGCAGAAGAAGCAGTTTCAG GGTGGGAGAAAGCTGAAAAAGAACTGTCAGCTTTAAAGCAACAAATTGAGGCTGCTACTAAGAAGAACTCTGGACTTGAAGATAGAGTTTCTCATCTGGATGCAGCACTTAAGGAGTGTGTGAGGCAGCTAAGACAATCAAGAGAAGAGCAAGAGAGAAGGATCAATGAAGCTGTTACCAAGAAAATTTGCGAATGGGAATCAACAAAGTCTGAGCTTGAGGCCCGGCTCATTGAGCTCCAGGCTCGACTTCAAACTGCAAAAGGTGATGCCACTGCGTCAGCTGATTCTGAGTTATGGCAAAAGCTTAATGCTGTCGAGAAAGAGAATTTGTCCCTTAAGCGTGAGCTCTTTTCTCGAGCTGAGGAGATACAGGTTAGAATTTTGGAGAGGGACTTGAGCACCCAGGCTGCTGAAACAGCAAGCAAACTACAACTGGAAAGTATAAAGAAGCTTGCTAAACTTGAAGCTGAGTGTCGCAAGTTGAAAGCCATTGCTCGTAAAGCATCAGCTGCTAATGATCATAAATCTTTAACAGCCTCTTCAATTTGTGCTGAGTCTTTCACAGACAGCCAATCTGATAATGGGGAGAGGCTACTGGCAATTGAAAGTGATTCATGCAAAAGGAGCAGCTTGGAAATGAATGAACGTGATCAAATTTGCTCCGACTCATGGGCATGTGCTCATGCTACCGAACTTGATCAATCCAAGAAGCAGAGGCCTATTGGAAGAAACGTAATGGTCCCTTCTTTAGAAATTAATCTCATGGATGATTTTCTGGAAATGGAAAGACTTGCAGCTTTGCCAGATACAGAAAGTGGAATTTCTTACCTTGAGGCAGGATCTGTATCAGATAAAGGAAATGGTAGCGGAAACCCATTGAAAGAAGAACTTGAATCCATGATTAACAGGACTACTGAACTGGAGGAGAAGTTGGATAAgatggaagaagaaaaatttaaatcagaAATGGCCTTGACTGAATGCCAGAGGCAGCTTGAGACATTAAGGAGTCAGCTGAAGGAAGCAGATGCAAAGATGGAGGATCTGCAAGATCTGTTGACTCTTGCAAATGAATCAAGACAAGCTAGAGATGAAGAGATAAAGCGATCTGattcaaagagaaaagagacAGAATCACAACTCAGAATTGCTGAAGCTGAGATCAAAACCTTGCTTTCTAAAATTGTTTCATTAGATGCAGAGGTTGAGAAGGAGCGTGCTTTGTCAGCTGAAAATGCTGCAAAGAGCCAGGAGTTGGAGGATGAGCTCTCAAAAATGAAATGTGAAGTTGAGCTCCAGCATGAGATTGAGCGCAAGCGTATTGCCAGCTTTAACAAAGAGTTGAAGATAACACAG GAGAAAGAGCTAGCTGTTGCTGCAAGTAAACTTGCCGAGTGCCAGAAAACCATATCTTCTCTTGGTCTTCAATTGAAATCTCTTGCAACTTTGGAAGACCTGCTTGATTCTGATAACTCATCGGATGTCAGCAGTGAAGAATCAAAGGATCATGAGAATGGTGAACGGTGGAGATTAGATCTTGGAAATCAATCTTCAGGTAGAGATTCTGAGGCTATCCAAGTCACCGGAGGTGCTTTAAGATTAAAGAATGGCGGTGATTGGGAGTCGTCATTATCATTAAACTCGAGCTTTGTTTCTGAAAAAACCCGAAGTGGGTTTGGAAAGTTTTTCCCCAGAGGTCAGAGTAGGGCTCCAAATGAAAACTAG